A portion of the Pagrus major chromosome 8, Pma_NU_1.0 genome contains these proteins:
- the LOC141000717 gene encoding protein FAM3C, with translation MLTVRVGKTIMQRKNTRCILQISAVLVLVVVVYMLILEEYNSPFINEWSRYVNAEFDVGRSSQTSETLPKDTDGGCFMNTDCPDDHFSFFMKSGAANVVAPKICIQNKVVLGTMLNNAGSGLNIVVMNGKTGEVTKTNYFNMYGGEVEPLIEFLKSIEQGTVVLIASWDDPSTKLNDDAKKLMAELGSSVVHSLGFRDNWLFVGGKGATVKSNFEKHLKNVHELNKYENWPELLELKGCIPKYMN, from the exons ATGCTCACGGTCAGAGTGG gaaaaacaataatgcagagaaaaaacaccAGAT GCATTTTGCAGATCTCGGCGGTGCTGGTGCTCGTGGTCGTCGTATACATGCTCATCCTGGAGGAATACAACAGCCCATTCATAA ATGAGTGGAGTCGATATGTGAATGCAGAATTTGACGTCGGCAGGTCCAGTCAGACCTCCGAGACGCTCCCCAAAGACACAG ATGGAGGCTGTTTCATGAACACAGACTGTCCAGACGATCACTTCAGCTTCTTCATGAAGAGTGGAGCTGCGAACGTCGTGGCGCCAAAGATCTGCATCCAGAACAAAGT GGTTCTTGGGACGATGCTGAACAACGCTGGATCTGGATTAAACATCGTCGTAATGAACG GTAAAACAGGAGAAGTCACAAAGACCAATTACTTTAACATGTACGGCGGCG AAGTGGAACCTCTCATCGAATTCCTGAAGAGCATCGAGCAAGGCACTGTTGTGCTGATCGCATCCTGGGACGACCCTTCAACAAA GTTAAATGACGACGCCAAGAAGCTGATGGCTGAGCTGGGAAGTTCTGTTGTCCACTCACTGGGCTTCAGAGATAACTGGCTGTTTGTTGGTGGGAAAGGAGCAACAGTGAAGAGCAACTTTGAGAag CATCTGAAGAACGTCCATGAACTGAATAAATACGAGAACTGGCCCGAGCTCCTGGAACTGAAAGGATGCATCCCCAAATACATGAACTGA